From the genome of Acidihalobacter aeolianus:
GTCGCACAACAACCCTTACGAGTCCGCCCTCGACTGCGGCGCCTGCGGCGGCAACCTGGGCATCAACAACGCGCGCGCACTGGCGCACATGGCGAACAAGCCGGAAATCCGCAACCGCCTACGCGAACGGGGCATCGACATCCCGGAAGACACCTGGTTCATCCCCGCGATTCACAACACCACGACCGACGAGATCGTCCTGCACGACGTGGAACTGCTGCCGGCGGGACACCTGCTTTACATCGACCGTCTGCGCAAGGGCCTGCGGGCCGCCTCGCGCCTCAGTGCGCAGGAACGCATTCCCACACTGGTCCAGCTACCGGCGCCACCCGATGCCGGCAAGGCGGAAAAGCTGGCCCGGCGCAATGCCATGGACTGGTCGCAGGTACGACCGGAATGGGGCTTGTCTCGCAACGCCTATTTCATCATCGGACGCCGCCAGCTGACCCAGGGCACCTCGCTGCAGGCCCGCGCCTTCCTGCATTCCTACGACTGGCGCGTGGACCCGCGGCGCCGCCTGCTGGAGAACATCCTGACCGGTCCCCTGGTCGTCGGCCAATGGATCAACATGGAGCACTATTTCTCCGCCGTCGACAACGAGCACTACGGCAGCGGCAGCAAGGTCTATCACAACGTGGCGGGCAGGTTTGCGGTGATGAGCGGCAACATCGGCGATCTGCGCACCGGCCTGCCCGCACAGACCGTGCTCAAGGACGGACGCCCTTACCACGACCCTGTGCGTCTGATCTGTGTCATCGAGGCTCCCTTCGCGCACGCCTGCGACGCGCTGAACGCGGTGGCCTCGGTCAAGTCCCTGGTCCACAACGGCTGGGTAAGGCTGCTGGTCGTGGACCCGGAGACCGGTACCACGCACCACTTCGACGACGCGCGGCGCGAATGGTCAGAATACGCCCCGCCCACCTCCGATTCAGCAACACCACTACTTGAGAGTGCAGCGCGATGAAAAACCTGAACCTGAGCTCCCTGAAAAAACTGGAAATCATTCTCGAGGGCGAGCACATGGAGTTCGCCACCGACCTGCTCGACCGCGCCGGCGTGAAGGGCTACACCATCGTCAACCAGCTATCCGGCAAGGGCAGTCACGGCTTCTACGAGGGACACGTGATGTTCAACGAGGACGACGTGCTGGTGATGATCATCACCGCCGTGTCGGAAAGCCTGGTCGAGCCGATCCTCGAGGGCTTCACGCCGTTCTTCAATCAGCACTCCGGCGTGATCTTCATCTCCGACATCCAGGTGAGCCGCCTGGTGAAGTTCGCCGACTAGCCGACGGAGTGACGCTCACTCCCGCCAGCGGCGGCAATATTCCTCGATCAGTTCGACCACGACCTTGGACTTGATCACCAGACCCAGGTCGATCATCTCCGACTGCCGCACCACGCCGCAGGGCTGGGTGGATGCGGGCACGGGCCCCGCCACCAGCTGATTCTCCTCCTCGCGGAAGAAGACCGCGGCGATCACGCCCAAGAAGTACAGCGGCGCGCGCGCGCCACCCGCTGGCGATACGCCCTCGGGACGGAACAGGAACACCGGGCTGCCGCTGGAACCCGGGTACACCGCGGCGTCGATCAGAAATTCTGGGCGTCCCTCGAAATCCATGCCGACCGGCGTTGCGGTGGTGCCGCGGCGCTGGATCGGCAGCAGATTGACGTGGTCCCACACGCCGTTCGGATAGCCGATGAACAGCACCTCTTCGAGCGCGTCGAAGGCGCCGACGGTAGCCGCATCCGGCACCAGCGCGGTATCGATACCGTGGTAGTA
Proteins encoded in this window:
- a CDS encoding S1 family peptidase; translation: MRIDTLAKRLMFNTVRVDTVLEDGSQGSGTGFVVSHQGPHGLRRFIVTNRHLVEDVRSGGLVFTQGRDGQPLIGTRFELEIEEFPHAWFLHPDPEVDLAIVPMAPLERAAREQGVQLYYHGIDTALVPDAATVGAFDALEEVLFIGYPNGVWDHVNLLPIQRRGTTATPVGMDFEGRPEFLIDAAVYPGSSGSPVFLFRPEGVSPAGGARAPLYFLGVIAAVFFREEENQLVAGPVPASTQPCGVVRQSEMIDLGLVIKSKVVVELIEEYCRRWRE
- a CDS encoding P-II family nitrogen regulator, producing the protein MKNLNLSSLKKLEIILEGEHMEFATDLLDRAGVKGYTIVNQLSGKGSHGFYEGHVMFNEDDVLVMIITAVSESLVEPILEGFTPFFNQHSGVIFISDIQVSRLVKFAD